The DNA region AGCGAGTTCTTTGCGAACAAGGAATTCATAACACTGTGCATATTAGCACTTATAATATGGATAGGCCGCTCCAAAAGACCGTTTTTCTTCAAGACCTCCTTTATGGTATCTGCCCAACGTTCTCCGTGAATATGGTGCCCCAAACGCTCCCGAAGCAAAGCGCTAAAAGTTATAGCTCGCTTTTCGCCTGTTATTTCCTCCTCAATTGCCAATTTGCCTAACCAATAAACGATTTCCAGAAAGCGATCAGGCTGTTCTTCGGTAGCAAACTGTTCATGAACCGCCATAATCTCTATGAAGGAACGCCCTAGGATATTAGCAGTATGTATAACGGCAACTTCTCTTTCGGCTAATGTCAATTCTTCTTTTGTGACTGCCTCTTCCAGCTTTTTCCAATCCCGAATAGTTTTATCCGTATCTTCAATTAAAACCCTTTTACAGATTTTTTCAGATTCGATAAAAAGAAAAGTTAAATGGGTAAGAATATCATAAATGTCAGAACGACCTCGAGTAATCTCAATATTCATTTGCTCATCGTCAATACGGTAACAATTTCGTCGCCGCTTTGGTGGTATGATTGGGTCAAAGTGCGATTTCCTATAACCTTCATCCGAAGTCAAATTGATAAAACGGCATTGTTCGATGCCCTTTGGCAAACGTTCTAAAACATATATTAGTCCGCTTAATTCCGCTTTTTCCTCTGCAATAGAACCGTAAATTTCCGGTCGTAATTGTAGCAACGCGTTTTTTAGCGACTCACCCGAAACACCGGTGGGTTTATAGAAACCACGGTTAAACAGGTGGCGCATAGTTATGTACAAACGCTCGATCGCATTAGTCGATTCTTGAGCACGCGTAGTGGTTATATTATTTCCCATAAAAATATTTCAATCAAAATTACGATATTTTTTTTGGTGTCGTTACGATTTGACCGTTGTTGTTTTATACTGTCCACTCCATATCCAATCCCATAACTTTTCTAGAAATCCAATCTCATCCAAGTCAACAAAATCAATCAGTATAAATCATTTTTTAAATGAAGATAACCCATCTGCCACCTTACGGTCATTGGACAGTCGTTGCACTTTGTTCTGACCACCCAACTTTCCTATAGATTTCATGTATGCATTGAAACCACCTTCTGAAATACGGGTAACTTTTAAGGTTTGGAGAACTTTACCTATAATTAAATCATAATAATAGCTATTCTGCTTTTGTAAAGAATTATCCAAAATCTCTATAAACCGCTCCATATCCATTGGTTCATTTTCAAATTCTATGAACCACTCATGATAGGGCAATTGATTACCTGCTGGAGTAATCTGTGGAGCAACGGTAAATTCATTAATACTTGCACCCGTTTCTTTAACGGCCAATTGCATAGCCTCTTCCACCTCTTTAGCAATTACATGTTCTCCAAAAGCGGAAATGAAATGCTTAATACGTCCCGAAACCACTACTTTGTATGGCTTTAAAGAAATAAACTGAACGGTATCTCCCAGATTATAGGCCCATAAGCCTGCATCCGTAGAAATTATCATTACATAATTAACCCCTAGCTCAACATCTTTTATAGTGATGCGTTTTGCGTTCTCTTCAAAAAACTCGTCAGCTTTTACAAACTCGTAAAATATACCAGAATCTAAGAGCAAAAGCATCCCTTTATCTTTCTGGGAATCTTGATAGGCGAAGAATCCTTCACTAGCAGGGAAGAGCTCTATACTATCAACTTTACGCCCTATTAATCCCTCAAATTTTGCTCGATACGGTTCATAATTGACCCCTCCATATATGAAAAGGTTAAAGTTCTTGAACAAGTCTCCCACCTTTTTACCCGACTTCTCTTCCAATTTTTCAAAATACATCTGTACCCATGAAGGTATACCCGCAATAACGGTCATATCCTCATTTATAGTCTCATCAACTATAGTATTGACCTTGGTTTCCCAGTCTTCAATGCAGTTGGTTTCCCAACTAGGTAGACGGTTTTTTTGTAAATAATTAGGAACGTAATGGGCTGATATTCCTGAAAGCCGACCCAATTTAACTCCATTCTTTTCTGTTAATTCCGGGCTTCCCTGAAGAAAAATCATTCTTCCGGTTACAAAATCGGCATTCCCTGTTTCATCAATATAATTTAGAATGGCATTTCTGGAAGCATTGACCTGATGTTTAATAGAAGTTTCCGTAATAGGAATATATTTTGCACCGGATGTCGTTCCGGAAGTTTTTGCAAAATACACCGGTTTACCGGGCCAAAGAATATCTTCTTTTCCTGCCACAACCTCTTCCATGTAAGGCTTTAAAGCTTCATAGTCTCGTATGGGCACTTTTTTAATAAAATCATCATGAGATTTTATATTTCCAAAACCATGGTCTACACCAAATTTTGTTAGACTTGCTTTTTGAATTAATTGACGAAAAACCTTGTCCTGTGTTACAACAGGATTATCGCGCCACTTTGCCGTCTGTTTGGCAATGCGTTTTGCAAATATTTTAGCTCCAAGTGATTTTATTGACATAGAGAAAATCAGATATCAGTTCAAACGGCAAGTGTGAGGTTTCCTTCTTTAAAAATTATTTGCTCAAAAATGCACATTAAAAGTCTATATAATCTAATGGGTTAACAGCGTTACCATTACTCCAAAGCTCAAAGTGGAGGTGAGGTCCTGTAGTAAATTCCCCTGTATTACCAACAGAGGCAATTACTTCGCCAGCCCTTACCACATCACCTTGTGCCTTATTTAAAGATCCATTGTGTTTATACACACTCAAAAGTCCGTCTTTGTGTTCAAGTATAATAACATAACCTGTATCCGCCGTCCATTCAGAAAATATCACGGTGCCATTAGCAACGGCCTTAATAGGCGTATCTTTTGGTGCTGTCACGTCTACGGCATAATGACGTTTATCCGCATCATAACTATTGGATATTTCTCCGCTTAAAGGAGGGAACAATTCAATTTCTGCTGCTGTTGCACTACGTTCAAAAAGATTGTATTTATCCTCTAGAGCTACTTCCGCCCTTAAAAGTGAATCTTCCTTTATAGGAGTAAGATCTACGCTAGATGGGTCTATTTTAAACTGTTCTCGCAGGGAATCTAAATTAACTTCTTGAGAAGCTACATCTCCCCTCAAAACCATACGGATACTTTCCAAATACTTATTGGTATTATTTAATGTTGCCACTAAAGAATCCGTTTTGTAAGTAAGGTCCGTAGCCTGCTTTTTAAGTTTTGTACTAGAATATCCAGGTATATATTCTCGTAATGGCGTAAAAGCAATTAATAGAGTTGTAAGCCCAATTAAACCAATAATACAGAGTGAGCCGGTAACAAACACGTTAAGCCGACTCAACTTAAAAGAAATTTTCTCTTCAAAAGTAGATTCGTTCAGAATAACCAAACGATACTTATGAAGCAGTTTGCGTTTTATTTCTTTTCTCTTTTTGACTTTTTTGGCCATGGAGCAAATATAAAGGATGGAATCGGATTCTTATACGGTTGTTCTAAATTAATGATTCTTGTAAATACCATAGTCATGCTACCTAAACATTTAAGAAAACGAGCACAAATCTGTTAAAATAATCTGCTTGCAGATATATTTAGGGTTAATCAAGTAACTTTTTTAGTATCTTTGAATCTGTTTAAAAATGAGAATATGACAAGTTTACAGATATTTTTAGCGATAGGGCCATGGCAAATAGGAATCGTAGTTTTAGTGGTTCTTTTATTGTTCGGAGGAAAAAAGATTCCAGAATTGATGCGCGGACTTGGTAGTGGCATTAAAGAATTTAAAGATGCCTCTAAAGAAGACGATACTTTAGAAGAGAAAAAAGAATAGGAAACACCTAATTCTTAACGATTTATAAACCTTTGATAGTAATCAGAGGTTTTTTTATACCCTAAATTAATACCAAAAGGTATATTATATTGTCGTAGATAACTCATCTCATTTTTTACGAAATTTAAAAATTCTGCTTGTCCATAGGGCTCACATCATTTTAAAGGGCATTCACTTCTCTAAACAAGGCTTTCACAACAAAGATCAATAGATACGTAACCTTCACCCGAAATTTACGTTATCAAAAGATAGTATTAAGGTAAGGCACAGCGCTATTTTACCATGCTCTAAGTAGATTCCCATAAAAAACACCAGCCAATTTTCAAAAATCTTTTGATTTTTTAAACACCCAAAATCATGAAAAAATTAATAACCGCTTTTATTTTTCTCCTGTCTTTTAGCAGTTTTGCCCAAGACTTTGAAAATCTTGATTCAGAAGAACTAGTAATATCGACCCAGCCAGAAACGGAAACGGTCAACTTTACACCAGTTGATTCTGATACGTTCTCTATCACGGAAACTTTTGAAGAGGCTGCTGATAGATATGAAATTCCCCACAGAACATTTAGTGGCCTTTCGGGTATTGAAAACGGATATTACATCATATCGGGTGTTTTTAGCAGTCAAAAAACGCTAAACAAAACCCTTAAGAAACTACATAAAAAAGGTTTTGAGTCTGCAGGATATATTCTTAATCCAGAAAATGATCTTAACTATGTATATTTAACATACTACCCATTTGGTCTTGAAGCGGTAGATGCATGCGCTTCTGATTTAGATGGCAGTTATACAAATGATAAGTGGATTCTTGAAATAGAAAATAGTGTTGCAATAGGGGGTGATGGTGTTGATTTTAATGATGAGGCCGAGTCTATCGAAAATGGTATTGTAGCCCCGGAAACCGGCGCCGAGTCTTCTGACTTTTCAGAATTGGAAAAAATTAAAGACACTCAAGTATTTAACCAAAAGGAAACAAATATAGTTCCTCTCGCTTATGTTGATGATGAACTTATTGAAATAGAAACACCAAAAACTACAATTTCCGAAACAACAAATAAAACCAAGCTTTTACAACGTGCAGATCACTATTTTGATAAAATGTGGTATACCGAGGCTGCCGAATTATATGAGCAAGCCCTAGAGAAAGGTGAAAAGTACCGCTCTAAAGAAGTTATCCAAAAAACTGCCGATGCATATTATTTTAATACCAATATGGAGAAAGCATACGAGTGGTACAACGTACTTTATGAAAACTACGGTAAGGAAATGTCTTCTGAAAATATATTTAAATATGCACACTCCTTAAAAGGTACTGGTAAATATGCAAGATCAAAACGTCTTATGCGTCTTTATAACAAGAAGATGAAAGACGCACCTGCGAATGCGGTGTCCAACGCCCGCAAAGCAAACGAAAGTGTCTTAGATAATATATTGAATTCAAAAGCCGATTTTGAGCTTAAGAATTTAGCTGTGAACACGGAATATTCAGACTTTTCACCAATGTTCCTAGACAGTAATCAAGTGGTGTTTTCATCTGCTAAAGATTCATCATTTTTTAGTACCAGACGGTATAAATGGAACGACCAACCTTACCTAGATTTATATGTTGCTAAAATTAATGAAGAGTCTAATGACCTAAAAGATGCTTTAAAATTCTCCAAAAAGATAAACACAAAATATCATGAAGCTTCGGTAACTTTTACACCTGATAATAGCACAATGTACTTTACCCGTAATAATTATGGTAAAAAATTGAAAAGAGATAGTAATGGAGTGAATCATTTAAAAATATATAAATCTACCAAAGTAGACACAGAATGGACGGAAGCAGTAGAAGTATCTTTCAACAGCGATAACTATTCTACGGGTCACCCCGCACTTAGCCCTGATGGGAAACAGCTTTATTTTGTTTCGGATATGCCCGGTAGCTTAGGTAAGACCGATATTTTTGTTGTAGATGTTCTTGAAGACGGAAGCTTCTCCGAACCTAGAAACTTAGGTCCTACAATTAACACGGAACAACGTGAAATGTTCCCTTTCTTTAACGGAACCAAACTTTATTTCTCCTCTGACGGATTTACAGGTCTAGGTGGTCTAGACGTGTACGAAAGTGCATATGACCAAGAGGAAGGGTTTGCAGAAGTTAAGAATTTAGGTCAACCTGTAAATAGTAATAAGGATGATTTCTCATATATCGTGAACGAAGAAAATCAACAAGGTTATTTTGCATCCAATAGAGAAGGGGGTAAGGGAGATGATGACATCTATTCTTTTAAGCGATTAATTTTAGAAGAGGTGCCTGTAAACAAAAATGCCATTGCCGGCTTTGTGACCGAGATGGTAACAGGAGATGTAATGCCGCAAGCATTAATACAGCTTTTGGATGAAAATGGTATCAAGCTTAAAGAAATGGTTACCGAAGATGACGGAAGCTTTATTTTTGAAGACCTTGACGATTCAACCAAATACACTTTAAAAACTGTTCAGTCAAAATTTGTAGATAATGAGAGGTTAGTCGAGACTACAGTAAATGATACAACCAATGTAGATATCGCCATGAAACGCCTTGAAGAAATGATCGCTGTTGAAGATGGCATCAAAAAAATCAAGACAGAAATGATTTACTTTAACTTTGATAAATCTCAAATTAGACCAGATGCGGCAAAAGAATTGGACAAGTTGGTTAGCGTAATGAAGGAATACCCAACAATGGTCATTAAAATTGAATCCCATACAGATTCACGTGGTAGCAAAGTTTACAACGAATACCTATCTGATAAAAGAGCTAAATCTACAAGAGATTACATCATATCTATGGGAATCGATGCCAATCGTATAGAAAGTGCCATAGGTTATGGAGAAAACAGACTGCTTAATGATTGTGATGGCTCATCACCTTGTTCGGAAGCAGACCACTTGCTAAACAGAAGATCAGAATTTATAATACTAAATATGTAAAACCGAAACAACTTATTCAAATACCTAAAACCGCTGCCTTTTACGCAGCGGTTTTTTTTGGATATATATTGAATAAAACAATAAACAGCTCAAGGAGATACACAAGCCCATTGTTTACTTATAACATTCTCCTACAAAGAGTATGATATATTGTTATAGGAAAAATCAATAACCGCATGTAACCCAAAAATAAATTTGACAGTAAAAAAGGGTCATATATCCAATAAATTACCCCTTCGTCTATCTTTTGAAATAAATAAAATATGCACCCTATTTTCTTGTCACTTTATCCAATTAATGTGTAGGCCTCGTCAGTACATCGTAGCTTTGCCATGAATCTCAAAATCTATGATATGCGGAAATTATTACTTTTTAAAGAAATTTATGTAGAGGCATTTAGAGACTGGACCTTTAGAATACTCACAAAGTATTTTAAGGTGTACACGTGGTTTTGTTTTGCCTTATTGATGATTGTGATATATGCTTTTATTTATCGGGTCTCTACGGGCTTTGCATTTGCTTAAACTAAAACAGTGTAAATAAAAAAACGCCCATCTGAGAAGATGGGCGTTTTCGTTATAATACATTCCGTACTAGTAACTATTTTGCAGTCTTTCCTAATTGTAATGTCTTTAGTATTGCTTCTAATTCAAAAAGGTCATTTCTCTTTTGAGTAGCGGGAGCAAAAACAAAGCCTTCTAGAACCAATTTTCTATTGTTAGCCTTATCGTTTAGAATATAGGTCAAAAAAGGTCCGGCCATAGGATAATTCTTAATATCCCAAAGTCCTCTTACCTCTACACCTTTTAATCCTGCTATTTCTACAGGGTAGATATAAGGAGCAAATGCCGGTTCCGTACGCATGTGGGTTATTTTTCCTGTAACATCCGGCCCAGGAATGTATTTGGCTCCAACAGAATCGCGCATTGCCACAATATCTTTCACCAAAGTAGAATCATTATCAAAGCTATTGGCAGGCATCTCATACACGATTATATTAGCGGTGCCCTTCTGTATTTCACGGTCAATCCACACAAAATTATCTTCCTGCTTACCCACCTTGTAAATGGATGGTATTTTCAATTGAATACCAAACTTGTCCTGCAACTCGGTTTCTTTATTCAATGAGCGGTCAAAACGTTTTTGTGCAGCTTCAATTTCCATGTTCTTAAAAGAAGTGATAATATCATTGGCTTTAGCATTAATATTTTCAATGACCTCAGTCTTAGTGGTGCCCTTAATTACCCCAACGCGTTGTGGAGAAGCGTACATATCCTTCTTTATGTGAGCCAAGTTTAACGAATCTTCCGCCACATAAAGAATAGAGCGTGTATTCCTTATAGAACCCGTAAAAAACTTAGGAGCGATCTGATCTATAGTAAATAAAGGCTCATCCATAGGCATGCCCACAACAGGAGCAGCAAAATGACTTCTAATACTATCGCCCACACTGCCTTTCCATAGCTCGTTATCAATTACAACGACCATAGAGTTTATTGCTCCAACGGAAGTAGGGAGGTAGTTTTGGTTCTTACTGTCTTTACAGGATAAAAATGCTAAGGAAAAGAGTAAAAATAGTGTTCCAGCTTGTTTCATTTTGGTATAGGTTTACGATGAACATTCGCACAATTTCAATTTTGTGCCCGGTTTTAGATTCTTACCGCTAATACCGTTCCATTGTCGTAAATTTTCAACAGAAATTCCTGGATATTTTTTTGAAATGGTCCAAAGTGAGTCACCACTGCGCACTGTATGGGTCTTTGTGCCGGGTGGAAAACTTTTAGCAGAGCTAGATGTTTTTGTAGAAACCACTGCAGCGCTTGGCATTTTTCTAGGAAAAATAGTTAGTCGTTGTCCTATTCTAAGATTATTACTGCGCAAGCCGTTCCATTGTTTTAATTGACTTACGCCAACCCCGTAACGCTCGGCTATTTTACCCAAAAAATCTCCACTACGAACTTTATAACGAATACGATTATCTTCCGCTTCCTTTGCCATTTGTGCCAACGGGCTTTCTTTGCTTTCCAATTCTTTTTTGATATGGGCATAGATAGCTTCCTCATTATGCACAAAGCTTCCTACTGCATATTTTGGCAAACGCAACGTATGATTCTTCCCTTCTATAAAGGGAATAACGTCTAATTTATAAGAAGGATTTAAAACCTTTAATTCCTCTTTGCTAACTCCGGTCAGTTCAGAAATTTGATCAAAAGTGATGAAACTTTTTACGTGTAGAGTGTCCGTTTCAAAATAGGCCCTTTCTATCTTTTCTCCTCGTAAACCATGCTCATCCGCATATTCAAAAAGGTACATAGTTGCCAAAAATGCAGGAACATAACCGGCTGTTTCCCTAGGTAGGTAACGCCGTAGTTGCCAATAATTCTTTTGGCCACCAGACCTTCTAATAGCCTTGTTTACATTACCGGGTCCAGAATTGTAGGCTGCAAGGGCCAAATCCCAATCCCCATAAATATCATAAAGTTTAGAAAGAAATTGACAGGCTGCCGCAGTAGATTTTATTGGATCACTACGAT from Zobellia alginiliquefaciens includes:
- a CDS encoding DUF6747 family protein gives rise to the protein MRKLLLFKEIYVEAFRDWTFRILTKYFKVYTWFCFALLMIVIYAFIYRVSTGFAFA
- a CDS encoding LysM peptidoglycan-binding domain-containing protein, with product MIKSKKRFLSIFSGLILALPVVAQEQEKDSVVVSDELTEEVVVDTLAMDMKGLEQMEEMAKDSVVLNDSPLTLSKDSLILRLRLQDLPEAAKYDSLWMKELYANASLSDEMFREVETLDYDKTYPTSLPTDTLKARLDRLNQKTPFNIAYNPSLENVIKSFLFRKRDLMERMLTVSQFYFPLFEQELDNYNIPLEMKYLSIVESALNPRARSRVGATGLWQFMYGTGKQYKLDVSSYVDDRSDPIKSTAAACQFLSKLYDIYGDWDLALAAYNSGPGNVNKAIRRSGGQKNYWQLRRYLPRETAGYVPAFLATMYLFEYADEHGLRGEKIERAYFETDTLHVKSFITFDQISELTGVSKEELKVLNPSYKLDVIPFIEGKNHTLRLPKYAVGSFVHNEEAIYAHIKKELESKESPLAQMAKEAEDNRIRYKVRSGDFLGKIAERYGVGVSQLKQWNGLRSNNLRIGQRLTIFPRKMPSAAVVSTKTSSSAKSFPPGTKTHTVRSGDSLWTISKKYPGISVENLRQWNGISGKNLKPGTKLKLCECSS
- a CDS encoding GH3 auxin-responsive promoter family protein, with the translated sequence MSIKSLGAKIFAKRIAKQTAKWRDNPVVTQDKVFRQLIQKASLTKFGVDHGFGNIKSHDDFIKKVPIRDYEALKPYMEEVVAGKEDILWPGKPVYFAKTSGTTSGAKYIPITETSIKHQVNASRNAILNYIDETGNADFVTGRMIFLQGSPELTEKNGVKLGRLSGISAHYVPNYLQKNRLPSWETNCIEDWETKVNTIVDETINEDMTVIAGIPSWVQMYFEKLEEKSGKKVGDLFKNFNLFIYGGVNYEPYRAKFEGLIGRKVDSIELFPASEGFFAYQDSQKDKGMLLLLDSGIFYEFVKADEFFEENAKRITIKDVELGVNYVMIISTDAGLWAYNLGDTVQFISLKPYKVVVSGRIKHFISAFGEHVIAKEVEEAMQLAVKETGASINEFTVAPQITPAGNQLPYHEWFIEFENEPMDMERFIEILDNSLQKQNSYYYDLIIGKVLQTLKVTRISEGGFNAYMKSIGKLGGQNKVQRLSNDRKVADGLSSFKK
- a CDS encoding DUF4837 family protein, with the protein product MKQAGTLFLLFSLAFLSCKDSKNQNYLPTSVGAINSMVVVIDNELWKGSVGDSIRSHFAAPVVGMPMDEPLFTIDQIAPKFFTGSIRNTRSILYVAEDSLNLAHIKKDMYASPQRVGVIKGTTKTEVIENINAKANDIITSFKNMEIEAAQKRFDRSLNKETELQDKFGIQLKIPSIYKVGKQEDNFVWIDREIQKGTANIIVYEMPANSFDNDSTLVKDIVAMRDSVGAKYIPGPDVTGKITHMRTEPAFAPYIYPVEIAGLKGVEVRGLWDIKNYPMAGPFLTYILNDKANNRKLVLEGFVFAPATQKRNDLFELEAILKTLQLGKTAK
- a CDS encoding M23 family metallopeptidase, whose product is MAKKVKKRKEIKRKLLHKYRLVILNESTFEEKISFKLSRLNVFVTGSLCIIGLIGLTTLLIAFTPLREYIPGYSSTKLKKQATDLTYKTDSLVATLNNTNKYLESIRMVLRGDVASQEVNLDSLREQFKIDPSSVDLTPIKEDSLLRAEVALEDKYNLFERSATAAEIELFPPLSGEISNSYDADKRHYAVDVTAPKDTPIKAVANGTVIFSEWTADTGYVIILEHKDGLLSVYKHNGSLNKAQGDVVRAGEVIASVGNTGEFTTGPHLHFELWSNGNAVNPLDYIDF
- a CDS encoding OmpA family protein, with the protein product MKKLITAFIFLLSFSSFAQDFENLDSEELVISTQPETETVNFTPVDSDTFSITETFEEAADRYEIPHRTFSGLSGIENGYYIISGVFSSQKTLNKTLKKLHKKGFESAGYILNPENDLNYVYLTYYPFGLEAVDACASDLDGSYTNDKWILEIENSVAIGGDGVDFNDEAESIENGIVAPETGAESSDFSELEKIKDTQVFNQKETNIVPLAYVDDELIEIETPKTTISETTNKTKLLQRADHYFDKMWYTEAAELYEQALEKGEKYRSKEVIQKTADAYYFNTNMEKAYEWYNVLYENYGKEMSSENIFKYAHSLKGTGKYARSKRLMRLYNKKMKDAPANAVSNARKANESVLDNILNSKADFELKNLAVNTEYSDFSPMFLDSNQVVFSSAKDSSFFSTRRYKWNDQPYLDLYVAKINEESNDLKDALKFSKKINTKYHEASVTFTPDNSTMYFTRNNYGKKLKRDSNGVNHLKIYKSTKVDTEWTEAVEVSFNSDNYSTGHPALSPDGKQLYFVSDMPGSLGKTDIFVVDVLEDGSFSEPRNLGPTINTEQREMFPFFNGTKLYFSSDGFTGLGGLDVYESAYDQEEGFAEVKNLGQPVNSNKDDFSYIVNEENQQGYFASNREGGKGDDDIYSFKRLILEEVPVNKNAIAGFVTEMVTGDVMPQALIQLLDENGIKLKEMVTEDDGSFIFEDLDDSTKYTLKTVQSKFVDNERLVETTVNDTTNVDIAMKRLEEMIAVEDGIKKIKTEMIYFNFDKSQIRPDAAKELDKLVSVMKEYPTMVIKIESHTDSRGSKVYNEYLSDKRAKSTRDYIISMGIDANRIESAIGYGENRLLNDCDGSSPCSEADHLLNRRSEFIILNM
- a CDS encoding DUF6909 family protein codes for the protein MGNNITTTRAQESTNAIERLYITMRHLFNRGFYKPTGVSGESLKNALLQLRPEIYGSIAEEKAELSGLIYVLERLPKGIEQCRFINLTSDEGYRKSHFDPIIPPKRRRNCYRIDDEQMNIEITRGRSDIYDILTHLTFLFIESEKICKRVLIEDTDKTIRDWKKLEEAVTKEELTLAEREVAVIHTANILGRSFIEIMAVHEQFATEEQPDRFLEIVYWLGKLAIEEEITGEKRAITFSALLRERLGHHIHGERWADTIKEVLKKNGLLERPIHIISANMHSVMNSLFAKNSLKKEFKGKESLEIYEALSSPLNGKLRSKVAKIATENGMIAIDDFSGTNIDVQLFDTAKMSSDACCYKLSENISDEEKPVLFVMDYAFGEQAYETIDEFLKPYKTKGDKSVFLDVASISIMGKAGILEGGKGDLMIPSAHIFEGTADNYPFKNELCAEDFRGHGLKVFEGTMITVLGTSLQNKDVLKFFHQSTWNVVGLEMEGVHYQKAVQSASKIRKSVREDIKVRYAYYASDNPLETGSTLASGGLGTTGVKPTYLITEKILEQIFNS
- the tatA gene encoding twin-arginine translocase TatA/TatE family subunit → MTSLQIFLAIGPWQIGIVVLVVLLLFGGKKIPELMRGLGSGIKEFKDASKEDDTLEEKKE